From a single bacterium genomic region:
- a CDS encoding DUF202 domain-containing protein, which yields MNQRETSNRRVHMANERTFLAWIRTSIAIMAFGFVVERFAIFMNQFSAFLCGGSQAATQQTWAAPSSKTSWVGLCLVGLGALMGILAFVRYKKTEKQIDEGSYRPSLVLDTLLILAVASVGVFLIVLLRQTV from the coding sequence ATGAATCAGAGGGAGACCTCCAACAGACGTGTGCACATGGCCAATGAGAGGACCTTTCTGGCATGGATCCGCACCAGTATAGCCATCATGGCTTTCGGCTTCGTGGTCGAGAGATTTGCGATTTTCATGAACCAGTTTTCTGCCTTCTTGTGTGGAGGCAGCCAAGCAGCCACCCAGCAGACCTGGGCTGCTCCGAGTTCCAAGACCTCCTGGGTGGGGCTGTGTCTTGTGGGCTTGGGTGCCCTGATGGGCATACTGGCCTTTGTGCGTTATAAGAAGACCGAGAAACAGATAGATGAGGGTTCTTATAGACCATCTTTGGTCTTGGATACTTTGCTGATACTTGCTGTTGCATCTGTGGGGGTGTTCCTGATAGTCTTGCTGAGACA
- a CDS encoding XdhC family aldehyde oxidoreductase maturation factor → MLEVYLEIPSYLEKGKGLVLARIVRQLGSAPRGIGTRCLVLMDGSVVGTIGGGMLEYLVSQRGKEALADGKTRVLHFQLQGDDLAKTDMLCGGKVDVYLEPLDPRDSHCLELFSKVKTAMQTRGGGVLLTRVLDGGDPSQPGARLFLEPKDIPQALPPELRALWEHLPRSSPKMVEAEGSPPVFWEPLVAPEILYLFGAGHISTFVASLASMVGFAVVVIDDREEFANRDRFPSAHEILVASPEEVAGSISLDSGSYVAVITRGHIQDAAVLRRVVRGQAAYIGMIGSRRKRAVVYKALMKEGVPREALEKVHCPIGLDIGAETPEEIAISVVAELIQVRARAQGLKTLAGKVAQ, encoded by the coding sequence ATGCTAGAGGTATATCTGGAGATTCCCTCTTATCTGGAGAAGGGAAAAGGCCTGGTGCTTGCGCGAATCGTGAGGCAGTTGGGATCAGCTCCCAGGGGAATAGGGACCAGATGTCTGGTCTTGATGGATGGTTCGGTTGTGGGAACCATCGGGGGTGGAATGCTAGAGTATCTTGTCTCCCAGAGGGGCAAGGAAGCTCTGGCTGATGGTAAGACCCGTGTGCTTCATTTCCAGCTCCAGGGCGACGATCTGGCCAAGACTGACATGCTCTGCGGCGGTAAAGTAGATGTTTACCTGGAGCCACTGGATCCCCGAGATTCCCATTGCCTGGAGCTTTTCTCCAAGGTTAAAACAGCCATGCAAACTCGTGGGGGGGGAGTTCTATTGACCCGTGTGCTGGATGGAGGTGACCCCTCCCAGCCAGGGGCCAGGCTCTTCTTAGAACCCAAGGACATACCCCAGGCCCTTCCACCAGAGCTGAGAGCCCTTTGGGAACATCTCCCAAGATCCAGCCCCAAAATGGTTGAGGCAGAGGGCAGTCCCCCTGTCTTTTGGGAGCCCTTGGTTGCCCCTGAGATTCTATATCTTTTCGGGGCCGGTCACATATCCACCTTTGTGGCATCCTTGGCCAGCATGGTCGGATTCGCCGTTGTGGTGATAGACGACAGGGAGGAATTCGCCAACAGAGATCGTTTCCCATCGGCCCATGAGATACTGGTAGCTTCCCCCGAGGAAGTTGCCGGTAGCATAAGCTTGGACTCGGGCTCTTACGTGGCGGTCATCACAAGGGGCCACATACAAGATGCGGCCGTGCTAAGAAGAGTGGTCAGGGGTCAGGCGGCCTACATCGGCATGATTGGAAGCCGCAGGAAGAGGGCTGTGGTATACAAGGCCCTGATGAAAGAGGGGGTGCCCAGGGAGGCCTTGGAGAAGGTACACTGCCCCATAGGTCTGGACATTGGGGCAGAAACCCCAGAAGAAATAGCCATCAGTGTTGTTGCGGAGCTTATTCAGGTAAGGGCCCGCGCACAGGGGCTAAAGACTCTGGCCGGAAAGGTTGCCCAGTGA
- the yqeB gene encoding selenium-dependent molybdenum cofactor biosynthesis protein YqeB produces MSYCLKQLIVGIKGAGEMASAVAWRLYQANIKRIFMCEVPQPLAVRRKVSFCEAVYEGRQVVEDVTAVMVQDLDSLREAWERGYIGVAVDPHWELLKGVGPQVLVDGILAKRNLGTSRAEAPLVIALGPGFIAGVDAHMVIETNRGHDLGRIITQGEAQPNTGVPGNIGGYTEERVLRAPGDGVFQAIKCIGDLVSCEDVVGRVDDLEVRAGVSGVIRGLIRDGTLVNKGLKIGDIDPRGRREFCPTISDKARSIAGSVLEAVLRVYNR; encoded by the coding sequence ATGTCTTATTGCCTCAAACAGCTCATAGTCGGTATCAAGGGTGCCGGAGAGATGGCCAGTGCCGTAGCCTGGAGGCTTTACCAGGCCAACATCAAACGCATCTTCATGTGTGAGGTTCCTCAGCCTTTGGCTGTGAGGCGAAAGGTATCATTTTGTGAGGCTGTGTATGAGGGCAGGCAGGTGGTGGAAGATGTAACAGCGGTCATGGTTCAGGACCTTGATTCACTCCGGGAGGCTTGGGAAAGAGGATACATCGGGGTGGCAGTGGATCCACACTGGGAGCTATTGAAAGGAGTAGGTCCTCAGGTGCTTGTGGATGGAATCCTAGCCAAGAGGAATCTCGGTACATCGCGGGCCGAGGCCCCACTGGTCATAGCCCTTGGTCCTGGATTCATAGCCGGGGTTGATGCACACATGGTGATAGAGACCAACAGAGGTCACGACCTGGGCAGGATCATTACTCAGGGAGAAGCTCAGCCCAATACCGGAGTGCCTGGCAACATAGGCGGGTATACAGAGGAGAGAGTCTTGAGGGCTCCTGGGGATGGAGTATTCCAGGCAATCAAATGCATAGGTGACCTGGTCAGCTGCGAAGATGTAGTAGGCAGGGTTGATGACCTGGAGGTGAGAGCTGGTGTAAGCGGTGTGATCAGAGGCCTGATCAGGGATGGCACTTTGGTGAACAAGGGTCTTAAGATCGGAGACATAGATCCCAGGGGCCGCAGGGAATTTTGTCCCACCATCTCAGACAAGGCTAGATCCATAGCCGGATCCGTGCTTGAGGCTGTATTGAGGGTGTACAACAGATGA
- the yqeC gene encoding selenium cofactor biosynthesis protein YqeC, with amino-acid sequence MKKDLAKITLSQALGLEGKGMVSLVGAGGKTSLLYALARELASEGKRILITTTTHMLVPPATEVSATVLSPDPEEVLEELRGFPPAWNPIFVASHRSKEQDKVVGFPSEGIEKLWDAGLADWILVEADGAARRPLKAPAAHEPVVPFGSRWVVGLVGLDGVGKPLEDAWVFRWEIYGRLCGLRRGEEVSPESVAEVALHVDGTFKGVPPKASKILWLNKADLPGAQVAAYEIIAIIAEKGWGVVTQAVIGSATSPEPVMACFAP; translated from the coding sequence ATGAAAAAAGACTTGGCCAAGATCACCCTTTCCCAAGCCCTGGGGCTCGAGGGAAAGGGGATGGTAAGTCTTGTAGGGGCCGGCGGCAAAACCAGCTTGCTATATGCATTGGCCCGTGAGCTGGCATCAGAGGGCAAAAGAATCCTAATTACAACTACAACGCACATGCTGGTTCCTCCGGCCACGGAAGTTTCAGCCACCGTGCTATCACCTGATCCAGAGGAGGTTCTAGAAGAACTCCGGGGATTTCCCCCTGCGTGGAACCCCATTTTTGTGGCCTCTCACCGAAGCAAAGAGCAAGATAAGGTGGTGGGTTTTCCCTCGGAAGGGATAGAGAAACTGTGGGATGCTGGTCTTGCAGATTGGATTTTGGTGGAAGCGGATGGCGCTGCGAGACGCCCCTTGAAGGCCCCTGCAGCCCATGAGCCAGTGGTGCCGTTCGGTTCCAGGTGGGTGGTGGGGCTGGTGGGTCTGGATGGGGTTGGAAAGCCGCTGGAAGATGCATGGGTGTTCAGGTGGGAAATCTACGGCCGCCTTTGTGGTTTGAGGCGGGGGGAAGAGGTAAGCCCTGAATCGGTGGCAGAGGTGGCGCTTCATGTTGATGGAACTTTTAAGGGAGTTCCACCAAAGGCTTCTAAGATCCTTTGGTTGAACAAGGCGGATCTGCCTGGTGCCCAGGTTGCTGCTTATGAGATAATTGCCATTATCGCAGAAAAAGGATGGGGTGTAGTCACCCAGGCGGTCATAGGTTCGGCCACGAGTCCAGAGCCGGTCATGGCCTGTTTTGCACCCTAG